GTGACAAAGGCCCACCGCTGGCCAACTAAGGCGTCTGGCAAAGCTCGCGGTGCCGGTGAGTCCATGCGGACAGAGGCTGCCGGTGCCATGAGTTGAAAACCGGCTTCTTTGGGATAAACCTCTTGCATCCGCTGCTGTAGCCACCTGTGCAGTGCAATTGTGTGCCGGCTGGGTTTGGCGTCAAGCCCCAACTCTTGGCACGCTTTGAGGATCATGTTATTCATCTGCCGGCGAAAGAAGCGAATTTTTGCCGGCGGTGCCGGTGCTTTAGAGATCGCTTCTTCAAGTGCCGCTCGCAACCAAGCAGAATTGACCTGGCTACTGGGACAAAACTGCGCGTAGCGAAACAGCGACTCAGGGGCGCGGCGCGTGTCCAAAGGACTTTCGCACACCACAAGTTCCCAAAGCTTTTTTTGTTGCTCGTCCAAAATAGGCCGAGAGTAGAAATCTAATTCCCAAACCGTTGCCATGTTAAGCCGTTCAAATCTTGCCTGTTTCTTTTTCCATCATACGGGTGAAATGTCTTTGTCCTGCTTTGGGTTGTTGTGGCACCGAGATTTAGCGGCGAATGGGGGGAGAGTGGGAGATGGATCGAGAACTATCCTCGTTTACAGCAATTGGATGGATCGAGAACTATCCTCGTTTACAGCAAT
Above is a window of Microcoleus sp. FACHB-672 DNA encoding:
- a CDS encoding Tab2/Atab2 family RNA-binding protein; this translates as MATVWELDFYSRPILDEQQKKLWELVVCESPLDTRRAPESLFRYAQFCPSSQVNSAWLRAALEEAISKAPAPPAKIRFFRRQMNNMILKACQELGLDAKPSRHTIALHRWLQQRMQEVYPKEAGFQLMAPAASVRMDSPAPRALPDALVGQRWAFVTLEASAFEEMHEWEIDFSEAFPILGEHSLVPQLTPETPIPGLIIFSPRALALAGWISGLELAFLKVDLNSPARIVLETGASDRWILANLTNPQLQAEAKGFDDAKQKAQMVHFLAVQSSPESESFAGFWLLEELNLS